A portion of the Psilocybe cubensis strain MGC-MH-2018 chromosome 10, whole genome shotgun sequence genome contains these proteins:
- a CDS encoding Palmitoyltransferase AKR1, whose protein sequence is MDDLVNIKSPPSTSLVSTESAMATDMTFSQALNDPNSQPDEPSIFVAAQRGDLELIRELITSGKASATDRDPQNITPLHWAAINAHVAACRYLLEQGAEVDALGGDLVATPMQWAARNGYLYVIQLLIAHGADPTITDSQGYNSLHLVTHSSSIMPLLYLLHQPINVDSRDSQGHTSLMWAAYQGDALSVDLLLRHGANTNLKDDAGLTPLHWAVVRGNRVAIRRLIEKGADLGAKDGEGRTPRDMAAELKSLGAWKRALEEGGMDEYGVKRGRPLSDVYIRTKDLLQRNTKIAIFIMPTIFFYLIFMTLTLLPWYTGIILALAEFFGMHHIVTRVLLNKSTYTDSVSQTPYFAGIISGSMLWVMYCWVTRLVQVFAHSWRTNGDAETQYHSFAHFMFAVAVGLCAYNFFRAVTLDPGTCPKPSSDEELKSVIEDLASEGRLNGQTFCIQCMARKPLRSKHCRVCDKCVARSDHHCPWVWNCVGANNHRQFLLFVTTLVIGICLFDYLTYAYFKAIPIPNDSSQISPSCPLPQDLCAITSHDSFLVSVAAWATLQLTWTSILLASQFWQVARQMTTLEVSNLGRYGFMGGRGGASLSGQMGHRHQSRHDSVLPGVDTEDTALVSDTSSASTGVVHRHSGVCAGCGSGFLMNLLGFDRFTKGKAVDGLTRASKASNPFDIGIVGNCKDFWTGGKELGVEYDKLYDVPVEGFREWKRRKEREEEDDGARKPTTRKGIFMGLGLGRAGSSRGGYEPVSQV, encoded by the exons ATGGATGACCTCGTTAACATAAAATCCCCGCCCTCAACGTCGCTGGTTTCGACGGAGTCAGCTATGGCCACAGATATGACTTTCTCCCAAGCGCTCAACGATCCAAACAGTCAGCCGGATGAG CCTTCCATCTTTGTAGCCGCTCAACGGGGTGACTTGGAGCTTATTCGCGAGCTTATTACCTCGGGAAAAGCTAGTGCTACCGACCGCGACCCACAAAATATCACCCCATTGCATTGGGCGGCCATCAACGCCCACGTCGCGGCGTGTCGCTATTTACTAGAACAGGGCGCTGAAGTTGACGCTCTGGGGGGTGACCTTGTGGCTACACCAATGCAGTGGGCCGCCCGCAATGGATACCTCTATGTTATCCAGCTTCTCATCGCCCATGGCGCCGACCCCACCATCACCGATTCACAGGGCTACAATTCTTTACACCTTGTCACTCATTCATCCTCTATCATGCCCTTGCTATATCTTCTACACCAACCCATCAATGTGGACTCACGAGATTCTCAGGGCCATACTTCTTTGATGTGGGCGGCCTACCAAGGCGACGCTCTTTCTGTCGATTTGCTACTCAGGCATGGGGCAAACACCAACCTCAAAGACGACGCTGGACTTACACCACTCCACTGGGCAGTAGTTAGAGGGAACCGTGTTGCTATTAGAAGGCTTATCGAAAAGGGCGCTGACCTCGGAGCGAAAGATGGAGAGGGTAGAACACCTAGAGACATGGCTGCCGAACTCAAGAGTCTGGGCGCATGGAAGCGAGcgttggaggagggaggaatGGACGAATATGGAGTAAAACGAGGGAGACCTCTAAGTGAT GTATACATCCGTACTAAAGATTTGTTGCAGCGCAATACAAAGATTGCCATTTTCATAATGCCCAcaatatttttctatctaaTATTCATGACTTTAACGCTTCTCCCATGGTATACTGGTATCATACTTGCGCTTGCGGAATTCTTTGGCATGCATCAT ATTGTCACGCGCGTCCTTCTAAATAAATCAACGTACACCGACAGCGTCAGCCAAACACCTTATTTCGCTGGAATTATTAGCGGCTCTATGTTGTGGGTCATGTACTGCTGGGTCACAAGACTGGTTCAAG TATTTGCGCATTCATGGAGGACTAATGGAGACGCAGAGACACAATATCACTCTTTTGCTCATTTTATGTTCGCCGTGGCCGTTGGATTATGCGCTTACAACTTTTTCCGTGCTGTCACTCTGGATCCTGGAACCTGCCCGAAGCCTAGCAGCGACGAAGAGCTCAAATCT GTCATCGAAGATCTTGCTTCAGAAGGCCGTCTCAATGGACAGACATTCTGTATTCAATGTATGGCACGGAAACCTCTGCGATCGAAACATTGTCGCGTCTGCGACAAGTGCGTTGCACGAAGTGACCA TCATTGTCCATGGGTGTGGAACTGCG TTGGAGCAAACAACCATCGccagttccttctttttgttaCCACCTTGGTCATTGGAATCTGTCTCTTTGATTATCTCACTTACGCAT ATTTCAAAGCGATTCCTATACCTAATGACTCTTCACAAATCTCACCTTCCTGCCCTCTTCCACAAGATCTTTGTGCTATTACCTCTCATGACAGCTTCCTTGTCTCCGTTGCTGCTTGGGCTACTCTCCAGCTTACATGGACCTCCATCCTACTCGCCTCACAATTTTGGCAAGTCGCACGACAGATGACCACCCTGGAAGTTTCTAACCTAGGACGATATGGTTTCATGGGCGGACGCGGGGGTGCATCGCTCTCCGGCCAAATGGGCCACCGTCACCAGTCGCGGCACGACAGCGTGCTCCCAGGCGTCGACACCGAGGACACTGCTCTCGTCAGCGACACGAGCAGCGCATCCACTGGCGTCGTGCATCGCCATTCTGGCGTGTGTGCAGGCTGCGGCAGTGGGTTCCTGATGAATCTGCTTGGATTCGACCGCTTCACGAAAGGCAAGGCGGTGGATGGCCTTACTCGTGCGAGCAAAGCTAGCAATCCATTCGACATTGGTATCGTTGGAAATTGTAAAGACTTTTGGACTGGCGGGAAGGAGTTGGGAGTGGAGTATGATAAGTTGTACGATGTTCCTGTGGAAGGGTTCCGAGAATGGAAACGCCGAAAGgaaagggaggaggaggacgatggTGCGAGAAAGCCAACGACCAGGAAAGGCATCTTCATGGGCTTAGGTTTAGGAAGAGCGGGCAGCAGTCGCGGGGGATACGAACCTGTCAGTCAGGTTTGA